Below is a window of Candidatus Cloacimonadota bacterium DNA.
ACGACTCCTCGGAAAATCAAACTATAAAGGATAAAAGATGAAAAAAGATAAAATTAATGTTTTGATCTGTGGCGTTGGAGGACAGGGAATCTTACTTGCAAGTGAAATTCTCTCTGAAGTATTAATAAGGGCTGGATACGATGTTAAAAAAAGTGAGGTTCACGGTATGTCCCAGCGAGGCGGTAGTGTAGAAAGTCATGTCCGCGCTGGCAAAAAAGTATTCTCTCCACTTATCAAAAAAGGTGAAGCAGATTTCATTCTCTCTTTTGAAAGCATGGAAGGGCTTCGTTACCTTGAATATCTTGCACCAGCAGGAAAGTTGATTAGGAATACCCAAAAAATCATACCGCTGACTGTCACAATTGGTAATGCAAAATATCCAGAAAACCCAGAAAAGATTGCAAAAAATAATGATATTGACACAATCTCTATCAATGCCATAAAAATTGCAAAAGATTTGGGAAGCGATAAGGTTGTGAATATTATCTTACTTGGTGTATTGGCACAAAATTTAAAAATTGACAGAAAAATCTGGGATGGTGTAATAGTTGATTGGATGAAAGTAAAAAGACTTCCTCCCAAAATTATGGAGATTAAT
It encodes the following:
- a CDS encoding indolepyruvate oxidoreductase subunit beta; this translates as MKKDKINVLICGVGGQGILLASEILSEVLIRAGYDVKKSEVHGMSQRGGSVESHVRAGKKVFSPLIKKGEADFILSFESMEGLRYLEYLAPAGKLIRNTQKIIPLTVTIGNAKYPENPEKIAKNNDIDTISINAIKIAKDLGSDKVVNIILLGVLAQNLKIDRKIWDGVIVDWMKVKRLPPKIMEINKKAFERGFTT